In Brachypodium distachyon strain Bd21 chromosome 2, Brachypodium_distachyon_v3.0, whole genome shotgun sequence, one genomic interval encodes:
- the LOC100827155 gene encoding dual specificity protein kinase shkB has translation MDEDDYSWVGRTRFSHSVVRSSSGREKLGDFDDQFDRWVALKQRAFSSELKIPAHVLQPRAKVVAASNPARPSIPKAPSAALADQKPKDVFLDGQLKQQGVISEDSLKETSVKQDREVEPVGNSLGRTTEDGSSDMLEFSFHSEEQSIRLQRVCSSPGPSPFFAKDATLAGDPNVRSVSFKVAGDGSQPKRRAKSPIPRRVISDVFREAKAASKRFSSPQRQRKSSSARSVDDNPPFAFSSTRAASILQSRRASSWPRNHDSGGVSKITALEILERWTVDRSQLLIGHRFASGAYSRLFHGIYKEQPVAVKFIRLPDDGEDTELAARLEKQFTTEVTILSRLDHHNVIKLVGACSCPPVYCVITEFLSGGSLRAFLRKLECKSLPLEKIISIALDIAHGMEYIHSQGVIHRDVKPENILFDGEYCAKVVDFGVAFEDVYCNTLEDDPGTYRWMAPEMCKRKPYGRKVDVYSFGLLLWELVSGSIPYEEMTPVQAAFAVVNKNLRPVVPSSCPAPLRQLMEQCWSSQPDKRPEFSEVVPILENLKTVLDRDGTLDKIPSASCQEAQDQNKNRLANWIQKLSYSPPDFSGPPPPKLL, from the exons ATTTTGATGACCAGTTTGACCGCTGGGTTGCGTTGAAGCAGAGAGCATTCAGCTCAGAGCTTAAGATTCCTGCACATGTTTTACAACCAAGAGCCAAAGTCGTAGCAGCCTCAAACCCGGCAAGGCCGTCTATTCCGAAGGCACCATCGGCAGCTTTGGCAGATCAAAAGCCGAAAGATGTGTTCTTAGATGGTCAACTGAAACAACAGGGTGTGATTAGTGAAGACTCATTGAAAGAAACATCGGTGAAGCAAGATCGTGAGGTTGAACCTGTGGGAAACAGTCTAGGCCGGACTACGGAGGATGGAAGCTCAGACATGCTGGAGTTCTCTTTCCACTCTGAGGAACAAAGCATTAGGTTGCAGAGGGTATGTTCTAGCCCAGGCCCATCTCCTTTCTTTGCAAAGGATGCAACACTAGCTGGTGATCCCAATGTACGAAGTGTATCTTTTAAGGTCGCAGGAGATGGATCACAGCCAAAAAGGAGAGCAAAATCCCCTATCCCCCGGCGTGTCATCTCCGACGTTTTTAGGGAGGCAAAAGCTGCCAGCAAGAGGTTCTCCTCTCCGCAGCGGCAAAGGAAGTCTAGTTCAGCACGGTCAGTGGATGACAATCCCCCCTTTGCCTTTTCCTCGACGAGAGCAGCAAGCATATTGCAATCTAGAAGAGCCTCTTCCTGGCCAAGGAACCATGACAGTGGAGGAGTATCAAAGATTACTGCATTGGAGATACTTGAGAGATGGACGGTCGACCGCTCACAGTTGCTCATTGGCCATAGATTTGCATCAGGAGCGTATAGTCGTTTGTTCCATGGAATCTACAAGGAGCAGCCTGTTGCTGTCAAATTTATCAGGCTACCTGATGACGGTGAAGATACGGAATTGGCTGCTCGGCTTGAGAAGCAGTTCACTACAGAAGTTACCATTCTGTCTCGGCTAGATCATCATAATGTCATTAAG CTGGTTGGAGCATGTAGCTGTCCACCTGTCTATTGTGTCATCACTGAGTTCCTGTCTGGGGGTTCTCTGAGAGCTTTTTTGCGCAAGCTGGAGTGCAAAAGTCTTCCTTTGGAGAAGATTATTTCCATTGCCCTGGATATTGCACATGGCATGGAATACATTCACTCGCAAGGAGTAATTCACCGTGATGTGAAGCCTGAGAACATTCTATTTGATGGAGAGTATTGTGCAAAGGTTGTTGATTTTGGAGTAGCTTTTGAAGATGTATACTGCAATACACTGGAAGATGACCCAGGTACATATAGGTGGATGGCACCGGAGATGTGTAAGCGCAAGCCATATGGTCGGAAAGTTGATGTTTATAGTTTTGGCCTTCTCTTGTGGGAACTGGTTAGTGGCTCAATCCCTTATGAAGAGATGACTCCAGTCCAAGCAGCGTTTGCAGTTGTTAACAAG AACTTGAGACCGGTGGTTCCTTCGAGCTGCCCGGCACCATTACGGCAATTGATGGAGCAATGCTGGTCTTCTCAACCAGATAAGAGGCCCGAGTTTAGTGAGGTAGTCCCAATCCTTGAAAATCTCAAGACAGTTCTTGATAGGGATGGAACACTTGACAAGATCCCGAGCGCCAGCTGCCAGGAAGCTCAGGACCAAAATAAGAATAGACTTGCCAACTGGATCCAAAAGCTCTCGTATAGCCCACCTGATTTCTCAGGGCCTCCACCACCAAAGCTTCTGTAA